A genomic segment from Polyangium mundeleinium encodes:
- a CDS encoding glycosyltransferase family 39 protein, which yields MSGVKLTWKDDLIAALLAGVVMALLVATVGDLGYARDEGFYFHAADSYRRWFELLFANPRAAFEPKAIDNAWRVNSEHPGLIKSLFALSNLFLQKKLHLFAMEGTSYRFPGIFLAGAGVGLVYRWGAEARGRIAGLFAAIALFCMPRFFYNAHLACFDVPVVTMFLLATYCFWKAMREGGSRWPIAAGLAFGLALDTKHNAWFLPILAVTFVALCLVRDRLTGGDMKQTARRALAALGAMAVLGPLVMYALWPWIWRDTFARLGAYASFHLNHEYYNMEFLGRTYWTPPMPRLYAPVMTAATVPAVTLALSALGLCVRARARIQALLRARAGKVARREGGETDLLWLMAIGISYGAWVLPKTPIFGGTKHWMQAYPFLALFAGAGVSWLVSVLRVELRRLKATNLRRFARGPAAAMGLFAVLLAAPIAETAASHPWGLSNYTPLVGGAKGAATLGLNRTFWGYTTGAVVEYLNHEVPKGGTVYVHDTAWPSWEMLQKDGRLRKDIRGVGAVHEADFALYHHEPHMLGQEYQAWVAYGTVQPAHVAGLHGTPVIWIYRRKGR from the coding sequence ATGAGCGGGGTCAAGCTCACCTGGAAAGACGATCTTATCGCTGCGCTGCTCGCGGGCGTCGTGATGGCCTTGCTCGTCGCGACCGTGGGCGACCTCGGGTATGCGCGGGACGAGGGGTTTTACTTTCACGCGGCCGACAGCTACCGCCGCTGGTTCGAGCTCCTCTTCGCGAACCCGCGGGCGGCGTTCGAGCCGAAGGCGATCGACAACGCGTGGCGGGTGAACAGCGAGCACCCGGGGCTCATCAAATCGCTGTTCGCGCTCTCGAACCTCTTCCTGCAGAAGAAGCTGCACCTCTTCGCGATGGAGGGGACGAGTTATCGATTCCCGGGCATCTTCCTCGCGGGTGCGGGCGTCGGGCTCGTCTATCGCTGGGGCGCCGAGGCGCGCGGGCGGATCGCGGGGCTCTTCGCGGCGATCGCGCTCTTCTGCATGCCGCGTTTCTTCTACAACGCGCACCTCGCCTGCTTCGACGTCCCCGTCGTGACCATGTTCCTGCTCGCCACGTATTGCTTCTGGAAGGCGATGCGGGAGGGCGGATCCCGCTGGCCGATCGCGGCGGGGCTCGCGTTCGGCCTCGCGCTCGATACCAAGCACAATGCGTGGTTCTTGCCGATCCTCGCCGTCACGTTCGTCGCGCTTTGCCTCGTGCGGGACCGGTTGACGGGCGGGGACATGAAGCAGACGGCGCGCCGGGCCCTCGCTGCACTCGGCGCGATGGCCGTGCTCGGCCCGCTCGTGATGTACGCGCTCTGGCCGTGGATCTGGCGGGATACGTTCGCGCGGCTCGGCGCGTATGCGTCGTTCCACCTGAACCACGAGTATTACAACATGGAATTCCTCGGGCGGACGTACTGGACGCCGCCCATGCCGCGGCTTTATGCGCCGGTGATGACGGCGGCGACGGTGCCGGCGGTGACGCTCGCGCTCTCCGCCCTCGGGCTCTGCGTGCGGGCGCGGGCGCGGATCCAGGCGCTCCTCCGGGCGCGGGCCGGGAAGGTTGCGCGGCGTGAGGGCGGTGAGACGGATCTGCTCTGGCTCATGGCGATCGGCATTTCCTACGGCGCGTGGGTCCTGCCGAAGACGCCCATCTTCGGCGGCACGAAGCACTGGATGCAGGCGTATCCGTTCCTCGCGCTCTTCGCCGGGGCAGGGGTGTCCTGGCTCGTCTCCGTGCTCCGCGTGGAGCTGCGCCGGCTGAAAGCGACGAACCTCCGGCGTTTCGCGCGCGGCCCTGCGGCGGCGATGGGGCTTTTTGCGGTGCTGCTCGCGGCGCCGATCGCGGAGACGGCGGCGTCCCATCCGTGGGGGCTCTCGAACTACACGCCGCTCGTGGGCGGGGCGAAGGGCGCGGCGACGCTCGGGCTCAATCGGACGTTTTGGGGCTACACGACGGGCGCGGTGGTGGAGTACCTCAACCACGAGGTGCCGAAGGGCGGGACCGTCTACGTGCACGATACGGCCTGGCCCTCGTGGGAGATGCTGCAAAAGGACGGCCGGCTGCGGAAGGACATCCGCGGGGTCGGCGCGGTTCACGAGGCGGACTTTGCGCTCTACCACCACGAACCGCACATGCTGGGGCAGGAGTACCAGGCGTGGGTGGCTTATGGGACGGTGCAGCCGGCCCACGTGGCGGGGCTGCATGGGACGCCGGTCATCTGGATTTATCGGCGGAAGGGGCGGTAG
- a CDS encoding NAD-dependent epimerase/dehydratase family protein, whose protein sequence is MKTLVVGGAGFIGSHLVDRLATRGPVTVYDNLSVGKRAFLQEHLAEGRVTLVEADALDLERLTAAAAGHDVVFHLSANPEARWGLERTRLDLEQGTIVTYNVLEAMRRARVGRLVFSSSGTVYGDTPETCKEDHIGHLPISLYGASKLAGEALISAFVECFGLHATIFRFGNVVGPRGTHGAALDFLKKLRDRKTELEVLGDGRQSKPYLHVSDCTDGMLFGLDHGKEQLGLYNLAPPDQTSVARIAELCVKASPYPDATIRFTGGDRGWPGDVPRSSMSPDKLAALGFRVRHSSDDAVRMAVEALAREVFG, encoded by the coding sequence ATGAAGACGCTCGTCGTCGGCGGCGCCGGGTTCATCGGCAGTCACCTCGTGGATCGGCTCGCCACGCGGGGGCCCGTGACCGTGTACGACAATCTTTCCGTCGGGAAACGCGCGTTCCTCCAGGAACACCTCGCCGAGGGGCGCGTGACGCTCGTCGAGGCGGACGCGCTCGACCTCGAACGGCTCACCGCGGCCGCCGCGGGCCACGACGTCGTCTTCCACCTGTCGGCGAACCCCGAGGCGCGCTGGGGCCTGGAGCGGACGCGGCTCGACCTGGAGCAGGGCACGATCGTCACGTACAACGTCCTCGAAGCGATGCGCCGCGCGCGCGTGGGGCGGCTCGTCTTCTCGTCGTCGGGCACGGTCTACGGAGACACGCCGGAGACGTGCAAAGAAGACCACATCGGGCACTTGCCGATCTCGCTCTACGGGGCGAGCAAGCTCGCGGGCGAGGCGCTGATCAGCGCGTTCGTCGAGTGCTTCGGCCTGCACGCGACGATCTTCCGCTTCGGCAACGTCGTGGGCCCCCGCGGGACGCATGGCGCCGCGCTCGATTTCCTGAAGAAACTACGCGACCGGAAGACCGAGCTCGAAGTGCTCGGCGACGGCCGGCAATCCAAGCCTTATCTCCACGTCTCGGATTGCACGGACGGCATGCTCTTCGGGCTCGATCACGGAAAGGAGCAGCTCGGCCTCTACAACCTCGCCCCGCCCGACCAGACCTCCGTCGCCCGCATCGCCGAGCTCTGCGTGAAGGCCTCCCCCTACCCCGACGCGACAATCCGCTTCACCGGCGGCGATCGCGGCTGGCCCGGCGACGTGCCGCGCTCGTCGATGAGCCCGGACAAGCTCGCAGCGCTCGGCTTCCGGGTGCGTCACTCCAGTGACGATGCCGTCCGCATGGCCGTCGAGGCGCTGGCACGCGAGGTCTTCGGCTAG
- a CDS encoding SH3 domain-containing protein: protein MKTHARRLSLSIAAAAIALGMGMLPACSGDDSSEELIGANEDLGSTSEGVAGTIAVGTTLKSTTDVNLRNGPGTTYSVLHVVPTGAKVTVEAADPKNGFYKIKHDGTVGWSSGKYYTTVSSGGSGGTSDLSTAQQGAINRGKSVKGFSYWWGHGRWKADGPTSSTKGSCSGSCPSCSHSGSYGADCSGFVAKAWKVPSSNDDISVDSHPYGTIHFVKDSSNWKTVSRSNVKPADALVYNSGGAGHIILFEKGDGWGSMYAYECKGCSAGCVYGLRTASSSYKAIRRAGW from the coding sequence ATGAAGACCCACGCTCGCCGCCTGTCGCTGTCGATTGCAGCCGCCGCCATCGCCCTCGGAATGGGCATGCTCCCCGCATGCTCCGGAGACGACTCGTCCGAGGAGCTCATCGGCGCCAACGAAGATCTCGGCTCGACCAGCGAAGGCGTGGCCGGCACGATCGCTGTCGGCACGACCCTCAAATCGACGACGGACGTGAACCTCCGCAACGGCCCCGGGACGACCTACTCCGTTCTGCACGTGGTGCCCACAGGCGCAAAGGTGACGGTCGAGGCCGCCGACCCGAAGAACGGGTTTTACAAGATCAAGCACGACGGCACAGTCGGCTGGAGCTCCGGGAAGTATTACACGACGGTCTCCTCGGGCGGCAGCGGCGGCACGAGCGATCTCAGCACCGCGCAGCAGGGCGCCATCAATCGCGGCAAGTCCGTGAAGGGCTTTTCGTATTGGTGGGGCCACGGCCGCTGGAAGGCGGATGGGCCGACCTCGTCGACGAAGGGCTCCTGCTCCGGGAGCTGCCCGAGCTGCTCCCACAGCGGTTCGTACGGCGCAGACTGCTCAGGCTTCGTCGCCAAGGCCTGGAAGGTCCCCTCGTCGAACGACGACATCTCCGTGGACTCGCACCCCTACGGCACAATCCACTTCGTGAAGGACTCATCGAACTGGAAGACGGTCTCACGCTCGAACGTGAAGCCCGCCGACGCCCTGGTCTACAACTCCGGCGGCGCCGGTCACATCATCCTCTTCGAGAAGGGCGACGGCTGGGGCTCCATGTACGCCTACGAGTGCAAAGGCTGCTCCGCCGGCTGCGTCTACGGTCTGCGCACAGCCTCCTCGTCCTACAAAGCCATCCGCCGCGCCGGCTGGTAG
- a CDS encoding transcriptional regulator, producing the protein MLRLVHPAPRGQGTRPPKGRKSPSLLPTSEERKRIRATIRNVARAYGGLDVLAAVVGVHRTTLIRAAESTSYAVAVLLARAAGIPVEQVLAGRPHVVGACALCGRKGGAS; encoded by the coding sequence ATGCTTCGTCTAGTACACCCCGCCCCGCGGGGCCAAGGGACTCGTCCGCCCAAGGGCCGGAAGAGCCCGTCCCTCCTCCCCACGTCCGAAGAACGCAAGCGGATCCGCGCCACGATCCGCAACGTCGCCCGCGCCTACGGCGGGCTCGACGTTCTCGCCGCGGTCGTGGGCGTCCACCGGACCACGCTCATCCGCGCCGCGGAGTCGACGTCCTACGCCGTCGCCGTGCTCCTCGCTCGCGCCGCGGGCATCCCCGTCGAGCAAGTCCTCGCTGGTCGCCCGCATGTCGTTGGGGCGTGCGCGCTCTGCGGGCGGAAGGGAGGCGCGTCGTGA
- a CDS encoding methyltransferase domain-containing protein, whose protein sequence is MLGIPKALFALHRRAVTLPRAERITDALATLAGPARSLLDVGAGDGAIAAAVGKRVGASRVAGVDVLVRPHTVIEVVPYDGRRLPFPDGAFEIVTISDVLHHCEAPGEVLAECLRVAARAVVVKDHFRFGPVSQALLLAMDVVGNAEAGVLVRGTYFSPAEWIDLVQAARGRITELRWPLRIHDAPMRLVTRDELQFAARIEHVQGMENA, encoded by the coding sequence GTGCTGGGGATCCCGAAGGCCCTGTTCGCGCTGCACCGGCGCGCCGTGACGCTCCCACGGGCCGAGCGCATCACGGACGCGCTCGCCACACTCGCAGGCCCCGCGCGGTCGCTGCTCGACGTGGGCGCCGGCGACGGGGCCATCGCCGCCGCCGTCGGCAAACGCGTGGGCGCGAGCCGCGTCGCGGGCGTGGACGTGCTGGTTCGTCCCCACACGGTGATCGAGGTCGTCCCCTACGACGGGCGGCGCCTGCCGTTCCCGGACGGCGCGTTCGAGATCGTCACGATCTCCGACGTCCTGCACCATTGCGAGGCGCCGGGCGAGGTGCTCGCCGAGTGCTTGCGCGTGGCCGCCCGCGCCGTGGTCGTGAAGGATCATTTCCGCTTCGGCCCCGTCTCGCAGGCCCTGCTCCTGGCCATGGACGTCGTGGGCAACGCGGAGGCAGGCGTGCTCGTGCGAGGGACCTATTTCTCGCCGGCCGAATGGATCGACCTGGTGCAGGCGGCACGCGGGCGCATCACCGAGCTCCGCTGGCCGCTGCGGATCCACGACGCGCCGATGCGCCTCGTCACACGGGACGAGCTTCAGTTCGCGGCACGGATCGAGCACGTCCAAGGAATGGAGAACGCATGA
- a CDS encoding PAS domain-containing protein, producing the protein MGQTNDTIESLRAELAAAEERARLAEERAAALEDLIALVPGIVLEFEQGPSGAFRPTFIGGIGLQTLLGYSVEDCMSTPDFFTSIIHPDDRAQANAEAMRFLQDGESHLAPHRMMRKGGGHIWVDTHFLYEPAEEGRPAKLHSVMFDVDRRAHAEQNAREALLKERALHQRLDGFVANVPGVVWESYFVDDPGRHRMNYVSDAVLPITGYTAEEWGNPNFWRDLVHPEDQELAKADAERTAVEGSGSSAYRWITKDGRTLWVNCRMTAIWDESGAPIGLRGVTMDITDLKHAEMDRADAEFRERLLKAQEDSLLALSTPLVPIDDDLLAMTLVGGLDERRADRVLTTLLEGVTQTGARAVILDVTGVPQVEAQTADLLVKAAKAVGLLGAEVVLTGIRPEVARTLVELGAELGSIVTKGTLKAGIAHAMRARNGTAGKTRAR; encoded by the coding sequence ATGGGGCAGACGAACGATACGATCGAGTCCTTGCGCGCCGAGCTCGCGGCAGCAGAAGAGCGGGCGCGGCTCGCAGAGGAGCGCGCCGCAGCGCTCGAGGACCTCATCGCGCTCGTGCCCGGCATCGTACTGGAGTTCGAACAAGGGCCCTCAGGCGCGTTTCGACCCACGTTCATCGGCGGGATCGGGCTGCAAACCTTGCTCGGTTATTCGGTCGAGGACTGCATGAGCACGCCCGACTTCTTCACATCGATCATCCACCCGGACGATCGAGCCCAGGCAAACGCAGAAGCGATGCGATTTCTCCAGGACGGAGAGTCCCACCTCGCGCCGCATCGAATGATGCGCAAGGGTGGCGGTCATATCTGGGTCGATACGCACTTCCTGTACGAGCCGGCCGAGGAAGGGCGCCCAGCCAAGCTCCACAGCGTGATGTTCGACGTGGACCGTCGCGCCCACGCCGAGCAAAACGCGCGAGAAGCCCTGCTCAAAGAACGCGCACTCCATCAGCGGCTCGACGGGTTCGTCGCGAACGTCCCCGGCGTCGTGTGGGAGAGTTATTTCGTCGATGATCCCGGCCGGCACCGGATGAACTACGTGAGCGACGCAGTCCTGCCGATCACGGGGTACACGGCCGAGGAGTGGGGAAATCCGAATTTCTGGCGCGACCTCGTTCACCCCGAGGATCAGGAGCTGGCCAAAGCCGACGCAGAGCGCACCGCAGTAGAAGGGAGCGGTTCGTCGGCCTATCGTTGGATCACCAAGGATGGTCGGACGCTCTGGGTGAACTGCCGGATGACGGCCATCTGGGACGAGTCCGGGGCGCCGATCGGCCTGCGCGGCGTGACGATGGACATCACAGACCTGAAGCACGCCGAGATGGATCGCGCAGATGCCGAGTTCCGGGAGCGGCTGCTCAAGGCGCAGGAAGACAGCCTGCTCGCACTCTCGACCCCACTCGTGCCGATCGACGACGACCTGCTCGCGATGACGCTCGTAGGCGGGCTCGACGAGCGGCGCGCCGATCGAGTGCTGACGACGCTGCTCGAAGGCGTGACGCAAACAGGCGCGCGCGCCGTCATCCTCGACGTGACGGGCGTGCCACAGGTCGAAGCGCAGACGGCCGATCTGCTGGTGAAGGCCGCAAAGGCCGTGGGGCTGCTCGGAGCAGAGGTCGTGCTGACCGGGATCCGGCCAGAAGTGGCGCGGACCCTGGTCGAGCTCGGCGCCGAGCTCGGCTCGATCGTGACGAAAGGAACGCTCAAGGCCGGGATCGCCCACGCGATGCGAGCCCGCAATGGTACCGCGGGGAAAACGAGGGCTCGCTGA
- a CDS encoding sigma-70 family RNA polymerase sigma factor — protein sequence MIRYRASPGGGAPIVEADAGDIEAMRPMLLRHARAIGVERRHVPDLVQDTVITTWEALNDGRVRGAEGTPPDAALRGFARQTAFYHAQNLSRRAFWREIPMSSLRSAPVLATPDPMPAIEARDLLARAMASSPIVAHVVDLGARGLIGADAARAAGLPRATFYVHEKKARAVLRKLGAAPAPKQAPRPTWKNRKRKR from the coding sequence GTGATCCGGTACCGCGCCTCCCCCGGTGGGGGCGCGCCGATTGTTGAGGCGGACGCGGGGGACATCGAGGCCATGCGCCCGATGCTCCTCCGCCATGCCCGCGCGATCGGCGTGGAACGGCGGCACGTGCCCGATCTCGTGCAGGACACGGTGATCACAACGTGGGAAGCCCTGAACGATGGGCGTGTCCGTGGCGCGGAGGGCACGCCGCCCGATGCGGCCCTCCGCGGGTTCGCCAGGCAGACGGCGTTCTACCACGCGCAGAACCTCTCGCGCCGGGCCTTCTGGCGCGAGATCCCCATGTCCTCGCTCCGGTCGGCTCCCGTCCTCGCGACGCCGGATCCGATGCCGGCGATCGAGGCGCGGGATCTGCTCGCGCGAGCCATGGCGTCGAGCCCGATCGTCGCCCATGTCGTAGACCTCGGCGCCCGCGGGCTGATCGGCGCGGACGCGGCGCGAGCTGCTGGCCTGCCTCGGGCGACGTTCTACGTCCACGAGAAGAAGGCTCGCGCCGTCCTCCGGAAGCTTGGGGCGGCTCCCGCCCCGAAGCAGGCTCCACGCCCCACGTGGAAGAACCGTAAGCGGAAGCGTTAG
- a CDS encoding IS1 family transposase, with the protein MGRDAAPVVALAGAFVVANVLPLDKRVNVVRHLVEGASVRATSRLTDVSLPTVLSTLVRVGTGCDHLHNLLVRDLDIREIELDEIWSYVAKKQARVTAVDPAEFGDAYAYLAMARTKKLIVSYRVGKRDEANTRAFVADLRARLVTIPEISTDGWQSYPVAVGQSFGGAVDHAVIHKDYTKKRRADGQKHDHRYEPPRDPFITKKAAHGAPNLDRASTSHVERANLTVRMHVRRFTRLCNGFSKKIENHRAAVSLHVAWYNFCRVHESLRVTPAMEAGITDHVWSVQELVERALAAESCAPPEPKKLAPPAPAPGEKQGAARELPNGKGWLRALPGGKGKPGEVPRGPTPPATPPARAGTGEASSDALPPPGTQLDLFSWRYRARDGEQLGLFDP; encoded by the coding sequence ATGGGGCGCGACGCGGCGCCCGTGGTGGCCCTTGCTGGGGCTTTCGTCGTGGCCAACGTCCTGCCGCTGGACAAGCGCGTGAACGTCGTTCGGCACCTCGTGGAGGGTGCCAGCGTGCGCGCGACGTCGCGGCTCACGGACGTTTCGCTTCCGACGGTCCTCTCCACGCTCGTCCGCGTCGGGACGGGATGCGACCACCTCCACAACCTGCTCGTGAGGGATCTGGACATCCGCGAGATCGAGCTGGACGAGATCTGGTCCTACGTCGCGAAGAAGCAGGCCCGCGTGACCGCGGTGGATCCCGCCGAGTTCGGCGACGCGTACGCCTATCTCGCCATGGCGCGCACGAAGAAGCTCATCGTGTCCTACCGCGTGGGGAAGCGGGACGAGGCGAACACGCGCGCGTTCGTCGCGGACCTCCGCGCCCGGCTCGTGACGATCCCGGAGATCTCCACGGACGGCTGGCAGAGCTACCCCGTCGCGGTCGGGCAGAGCTTCGGTGGCGCGGTCGACCACGCCGTGATCCACAAGGACTACACGAAGAAGCGCCGCGCGGACGGCCAGAAGCACGACCACCGCTACGAGCCCCCGCGCGACCCGTTCATCACGAAGAAGGCGGCGCACGGCGCGCCGAACCTCGATCGCGCGAGCACGTCTCATGTCGAGCGCGCGAACCTCACGGTCCGGATGCACGTCCGGCGCTTCACGCGCCTTTGCAACGGCTTCTCGAAGAAGATCGAGAACCACCGCGCCGCCGTGAGCCTGCACGTCGCCTGGTACAACTTCTGCCGCGTCCACGAGTCCTTGCGCGTCACGCCGGCCATGGAGGCGGGCATCACGGATCACGTCTGGTCCGTGCAGGAGCTTGTCGAGCGTGCCCTTGCCGCGGAGTCGTGTGCGCCTCCGGAGCCGAAGAAGCTCGCGCCACCCGCCCCGGCCCCTGGGGAGAAGCAGGGCGCGGCGCGGGAGTTGCCGAACGGCAAGGGCTGGCTCCGCGCCCTGCCCGGCGGGAAGGGCAAGCCCGGCGAGGTCCCGCGCGGGCCTACGCCGCCCGCCACGCCCCCGGCGAGGGCCGGGACGGGGGAGGCGTCGAGCGACGCGCTTCCGCCACCGGGGACGCAACTAGACCTGTTCTCGTGGCGATATAGGGCACGGGATGGTGAGCAACTCGGGTTGTTCGACCCGTGA